A single Deltaproteobacteria bacterium DNA region contains:
- a CDS encoding serine/threonine protein kinase: MSDSSNNQIDERYTIVKTVGVGGMANVYLARDIVLERKVVLKELRGDLLEVGDYAAMFIDEARIVASLNHPNIVRIYDVGLRNDLPFMALEWLEGWDLRMIEQELESREEWLGLALVLRLIADVAHGLHAAHTTCNDQGVPLRLVHRDVSPHNLFVTINGVIKILDFGIAKSTVQSETTGERLIKGKLAYMGPEQIKARSVDRRCDVFALGINMHELLSGRSLFGGLSFADAYDSILHSPIITPSRPRERLPDDIINIVMHALERHPDKRFQSAGDMAEALEVAMLNNGLICTNEDIAFALKRLFIGSGSHSDDHNYTTIALGHIDEQESAPSDVADLDYEDISYEELSDGFSSAELKNETLALDNGDFSDHLPRIRPSSDENIFSLKNIIIALVVLALIIGGLYAVFSGKKTTLQKQVKKIINTQPAEGDDKNLKSKLPKTSNPKVITGRITLITDPKATVFLNNKAIGVTPLRAITLPAGKHKLRFVNRRAKIDKHITVTVPANGTAKRRIKLRHRR, translated from the coding sequence ATGTCTGATTCATCGAATAACCAGATTGATGAGCGCTACACCATCGTAAAGACGGTAGGTGTGGGAGGGATGGCCAACGTCTATCTTGCTCGCGATATTGTGCTTGAGCGCAAAGTAGTTCTTAAAGAATTACGTGGTGACTTGTTAGAAGTTGGTGATTATGCGGCTATGTTTATTGATGAAGCCCGCATTGTTGCGAGTTTAAATCACCCAAATATTGTGCGTATTTATGATGTTGGCTTACGTAACGACCTGCCATTTATGGCTCTTGAGTGGCTTGAGGGTTGGGATTTACGCATGATCGAGCAAGAGCTCGAATCCCGTGAAGAATGGCTTGGTCTAGCGCTGGTATTGCGGCTTATTGCAGATGTTGCTCATGGTTTGCATGCGGCTCATACTACTTGCAATGATCAAGGCGTGCCCTTGCGCCTGGTGCATCGCGATGTATCACCGCATAATTTATTTGTTACCATTAATGGTGTTATTAAAATTCTCGATTTTGGTATCGCTAAAAGTACCGTGCAGTCAGAAACTACTGGTGAACGCTTAATTAAAGGCAAGCTGGCTTATATGGGTCCCGAGCAAATAAAAGCTCGGTCTGTTGATCGACGTTGTGATGTGTTTGCCTTAGGCATCAATATGCACGAACTACTTTCAGGCCGTAGCTTATTTGGGGGTTTGAGTTTTGCTGATGCCTACGATTCGATATTACACAGTCCAATTATTACTCCATCACGTCCACGCGAACGTTTGCCAGATGACATTATTAATATAGTAATGCACGCGCTTGAACGTCATCCAGATAAACGTTTTCAAAGTGCAGGAGATATGGCTGAAGCACTTGAAGTTGCAATGCTGAATAATGGCTTAATTTGTACGAATGAAGATATTGCTTTTGCCTTAAAGCGTTTATTTATTGGTAGCGGATCACATTCTGATGACCATAACTATACAACTATTGCTTTAGGGCATATCGACGAACAAGAATCTGCACCTTCAGACGTTGCCGATTTAGACTATGAAGATATCTCTTATGAAGAATTATCCGATGGTTTTTCTTCAGCAGAGCTAAAAAACGAAACCTTAGCTCTTGATAATGGTGACTTTTCAGATCATCTGCCAAGAATTAGACCATCGTCAGATGAAAATATTTTCAGTTTAAAAAATATTATTATTGCACTCGTAGTATTAGCGCTCATTATAGGTGGGCTTTATGCTGTTTTTAGTGGTAAAAAGACCACGCTGCAAAAGCAAGTAAAAAAAATAATTAATACCCAGCCGGCAGAGGGTGATGATAAAAATCTTAAATCAAAACTACCAAAAACATCTAACCCTAAGGTTATCACCGGGCGTATAACTCTGATTACCGATCCTAAAGCTACGGTATTTTTAAATAATAAAGCTATCGGGGTAACGCCATTACGCGCCATAACGTTACCGGCGGGTAAGCATAAATTACGTTTTGTTAATCGCCGGGCTAAAATTGATAAACATATTACGGTTACAGTGCCGGCCAATGGTACAGCTAAACGTCGTATTAAACTTAGACATCGACGCTAG